A part of Myxococcus landrumus genomic DNA contains:
- a CDS encoding methyltransferase family protein, which produces MDAETFHRIALPVSAVAFLLFAMVLPTVRLRRRTGREAFVFHRRANAFQRVMGVCMGVFILGVTAWSALYAALGAAALGVWPVPETVRWLGWGAVAAGLVVVRVAQVQMGASWRIGIDREHTALVTDGLFSVVRNPIFAGMLWVMTGITVVTPSAWTWMAWADYVLLVSLQVRLEEEHLLGLHGEVYRDYAARVGRFIPGVGRLGAREVVAS; this is translated from the coding sequence ATGGACGCCGAAACCTTCCACCGCATCGCGCTGCCCGTCAGCGCCGTCGCCTTCCTCCTCTTCGCCATGGTGCTGCCCACGGTGCGGCTGCGCCGGCGCACGGGCCGCGAGGCCTTTGTCTTCCACCGCCGCGCCAACGCGTTCCAGCGCGTGATGGGCGTGTGCATGGGCGTGTTCATCCTGGGCGTGACGGCCTGGAGCGCCCTGTACGCGGCGCTGGGCGCGGCGGCGTTGGGCGTGTGGCCGGTGCCGGAGACGGTGCGGTGGCTGGGGTGGGGCGCGGTGGCGGCGGGGCTCGTCGTCGTGCGGGTGGCCCAGGTGCAGATGGGCGCGTCGTGGCGCATCGGCATCGACCGTGAGCACACCGCGCTGGTGACGGACGGCCTGTTCTCCGTCGTCCGCAATCCCATCTTCGCGGGCATGTTGTGGGTGATGACCGGTATTACCGTCGTGACGCCCAGCGCGTGGACGTGGATGGCGTGGGCCGACTACGTGCTGCTCGTGTCGCTCCAGGTCCGGCTGGAGGAGGAGCACCTGCTCGGCCTGCATGGGGAGGTGTACCGCGACTACGCGGCGCGGGTGGGCCGCTTCATCCCCGGCGTAGGTCGCCTGGGGGCGCGTGAAGTCGTGGCTTCTTGA
- a CDS encoding Rieske 2Fe-2S domain-containing protein — protein MERLPDVLGHFHPVLPVQSLGRKPVKVEVAGRGYVLFRDAQGRPAALADQCPHRFAPLSKGRVGSDGRLQCPYHGWRFDSEGRGFNPSQPDLRHCDVRSFQVAEHRGYLWLAHRETPLSALPELPLNDGYVFGGSFSTLFESPLHVAIDNFSEDEHTPYVHTRLGWDDPHAHQVDFEARNLEDRTEVVYQAPQRPAALMMLLGVYNGDAFRNEWVFRFDPVHAQYTVSWVSPKGETRPFVTRANIFFVPETPTRTRLVVFSFLRCVQPLMRPLLPVAAKAARMLTAWEVRDDARFIPVVAGTPYSHKGMRLDRYDKPLVHQRRLLERIYFGQLPAAKDEDSPVELVREAVG, from the coding sequence ATGGAGAGACTCCCTGACGTCCTCGGTCATTTTCATCCCGTGCTCCCGGTGCAGTCCCTGGGGCGCAAACCGGTGAAAGTCGAGGTGGCGGGCAGGGGGTACGTGCTGTTCCGGGACGCGCAGGGGCGTCCCGCGGCGCTGGCGGACCAGTGCCCTCACCGGTTCGCGCCGCTGTCGAAGGGGCGCGTCGGCTCCGATGGGCGGCTCCAGTGCCCGTATCACGGCTGGCGCTTCGACTCGGAGGGGCGAGGCTTCAATCCCAGTCAACCGGACCTGCGTCACTGCGACGTGCGCAGCTTCCAGGTGGCCGAGCACCGTGGCTACCTGTGGCTGGCGCACCGTGAGACGCCGCTGTCCGCGCTGCCAGAGCTGCCCTTGAATGATGGGTATGTCTTTGGCGGCAGCTTCTCGACGCTGTTCGAGTCGCCGCTGCACGTGGCCATCGACAACTTCAGCGAGGACGAGCACACGCCCTACGTCCACACGCGGCTGGGATGGGATGACCCGCATGCGCACCAGGTGGACTTCGAGGCGCGCAATCTCGAGGACCGCACGGAGGTCGTCTACCAGGCGCCACAGCGGCCCGCGGCCTTGATGATGCTCTTGGGGGTGTACAACGGCGACGCGTTCCGCAACGAGTGGGTGTTCCGCTTCGACCCCGTGCATGCCCAGTACACGGTGAGCTGGGTGTCGCCGAAGGGGGAGACGCGCCCGTTCGTCACCCGCGCCAACATCTTCTTCGTGCCGGAGACGCCCACCCGGACGCGCCTGGTCGTGTTCTCCTTCCTGCGCTGCGTGCAGCCGCTGATGCGGCCCCTGCTTCCGGTGGCGGCGAAGGCGGCCCGCATGCTCACCGCGTGGGAGGTGCGCGACGATGCCCGCTTCATCCCCGTCGTCGCGGGCACGCCCTACAGCCACAAGGGCATGCGGCTGGACCGGTACGACAAGCCGCTCGTGCATCAACGAAGGCTTTTGGAGCGCATCTACTTCGGTCAACTCCCGGCCGCGAAGGACGAGGACTCGCCGGTGGAGCTGGTGCGCGAAGCGGTAGGCTGA
- a CDS encoding LLM class flavin-dependent oxidoreductase, protein MQHPKERWTQPDPTQQLIRETLEQARLADEMGYGVWWQVEHHAAGEFSHSSAPEVMLAAIAMGSKRMHVGHAAALAPQRFNHPIRLAERSAFIDHLSQGRFQLGMARSTIPEWRVFNIEADSTRAQMQQAFETIPKMWTQEKFSWDAPDFRVKDVNIVPKPYRKPHPPLWQACSSPASFEQAGRNGVGALGVTLWASREQVAEMIHIYREAIQKRCEPVGAFVNDQVAFFTFVHCARTEREAMENGAAKAAAWYTNGSFTFFEAKEHFIQSAAELEALAKDPAGGGLTGQYLRGKDPNAPQSRAQRLLGRVMSGEAVPDEQVWEVLSEQDSLIVGTQDQVRQGLKRYESLGIDALMSFHQVGALSHEAMLQSIRLTGELIPEFKSPAPP, encoded by the coding sequence ATGCAACACCCGAAAGAGCGGTGGACCCAGCCGGACCCCACGCAGCAGCTCATCCGGGAGACGCTGGAGCAGGCGCGGCTGGCGGATGAGATGGGCTACGGCGTCTGGTGGCAGGTGGAGCACCACGCCGCGGGGGAGTTCAGCCACAGCTCCGCGCCGGAGGTCATGCTCGCCGCCATCGCGATGGGCTCGAAGCGGATGCACGTGGGCCACGCGGCGGCGCTCGCCCCCCAGCGCTTCAACCATCCCATCCGCCTCGCGGAGCGCTCCGCGTTCATCGACCACCTGAGCCAGGGCCGGTTCCAGTTGGGCATGGCGCGCAGCACCATCCCCGAGTGGCGCGTCTTCAACATCGAGGCGGACTCCACCCGCGCGCAGATGCAGCAGGCCTTCGAGACGATTCCGAAGATGTGGACGCAGGAGAAGTTCTCCTGGGACGCGCCGGACTTCCGCGTCAAGGACGTCAACATCGTCCCCAAGCCCTACCGCAAGCCGCATCCGCCGCTGTGGCAGGCGTGCTCCAGCCCCGCGTCCTTCGAGCAGGCCGGGCGCAACGGCGTGGGCGCGCTGGGCGTGACGCTGTGGGCGTCTCGCGAGCAGGTGGCGGAGATGATTCACATCTACCGCGAGGCCATCCAGAAGCGCTGCGAGCCGGTGGGCGCGTTCGTCAACGACCAGGTGGCCTTCTTCACCTTCGTCCACTGCGCGCGCACGGAGCGCGAGGCCATGGAGAACGGCGCGGCGAAGGCAGCGGCCTGGTACACGAATGGCTCCTTCACCTTCTTCGAGGCCAAGGAACACTTCATCCAGTCGGCCGCGGAGCTGGAGGCGCTGGCCAAGGACCCGGCCGGTGGCGGGCTGACGGGCCAGTACCTGCGCGGCAAGGACCCCAACGCGCCCCAGTCCCGCGCGCAGCGCCTGCTGGGCCGGGTCATGTCGGGCGAAGCCGTCCCGGACGAGCAGGTCTGGGAGGTGTTGAGTGAGCAGGACTCGCTCATCGTGGGCACGCAGGACCAGGTGCGACAGGGACTCAAGCGCTACGAGTCCCTGGGCATCGACGCGCTGATGTCCTTCCACCAGGTGGGCGCGCTCTCCCACGAGGCCATGCTCCAGAGCATCCGCCTCACCGGAGAGCTCATCCCCGAGTTCAAGTCGCCTGCCCCTCCCTGA
- a CDS encoding RNA polymerase sigma factor, giving the protein MSLDARVVEILVAERRRFLAFLAPRVGSPEEAEEVLQLALVKGLEKSEGLRDEESAVAWFYRLLRNILVDRHRKAQRESRILAAEDAEAPRTTEDTDALETSVCACVAELTDTLKPEYSEAIRRVDLEGTPVSVFAREEGLTANNAAVRLHRARQALGKRLIELCGTCCTHGCVDCACGEAGRPRVTSESCARVASKGRV; this is encoded by the coding sequence ATGAGCCTGGATGCCCGCGTCGTCGAGATTCTGGTGGCCGAGCGCAGACGCTTCCTCGCGTTCCTGGCCCCGCGCGTGGGCAGCCCCGAGGAGGCCGAGGAGGTCCTCCAGCTCGCCCTGGTGAAGGGGCTGGAGAAGAGCGAGGGGCTCCGGGACGAGGAGAGCGCGGTGGCGTGGTTCTACCGGCTCCTGCGCAACATCCTCGTGGACCGGCACCGCAAGGCCCAGCGCGAGTCGCGCATCCTCGCCGCGGAGGACGCCGAGGCGCCCAGGACGACCGAGGACACGGACGCGTTGGAGACGTCGGTGTGCGCGTGCGTCGCGGAGCTGACGGACACCCTCAAGCCCGAGTACTCGGAGGCCATCCGCCGCGTGGACCTGGAGGGGACGCCTGTCTCCGTCTTCGCCCGCGAGGAAGGGCTCACCGCCAACAACGCCGCCGTCCGGCTGCACCGGGCGCGACAGGCCCTGGGCAAGCGCCTCATCGAGCTGTGTGGCACCTGCTGCACCCACGGCTGCGTGGACTGCGCCTGCGGTGAGGCGGGTCGTCCACGCGTCACCTCCGAGAGCTGCGCGAGGGTCGCGTCAAAGGGGCGGGTGTAA
- a CDS encoding HAD family hydrolase produces MSRTDSRGILFDLDGTLVDSLPDIIDSFLYAFPVHGFAAPTYAQVRELIGYPLDVMYARFAPEHGVPALCATYREHYSRNFINRSRPYPGVKEALGTLRERGYLLAVATTKKTAFARRFVDAMGLDDVLHHVQGTDDFPHKPAPDVLHRALAALGTQGLWMVGDTTLDLKAGRAAGLRTYGVTWGTHPVEALADESPDELQPDLRRLLEHLPPLS; encoded by the coding sequence ATGAGCCGCACTGACTCCCGTGGAATCCTCTTCGACCTCGACGGCACGCTGGTGGACTCGCTGCCGGACATCATCGACAGCTTCCTGTACGCCTTCCCGGTGCATGGCTTTGCCGCTCCCACGTATGCACAGGTGCGGGAGCTCATCGGCTATCCGCTGGATGTGATGTACGCGCGCTTCGCGCCCGAGCACGGCGTGCCCGCACTGTGCGCCACCTACCGGGAGCACTACTCCCGCAACTTCATCAATCGCTCACGGCCCTACCCCGGCGTGAAGGAGGCCCTGGGGACGCTGCGGGAGCGCGGCTACCTGCTGGCGGTGGCCACCACCAAGAAGACCGCGTTCGCCCGGCGCTTCGTGGACGCGATGGGGCTGGACGACGTGCTGCATCACGTCCAGGGCACGGATGACTTCCCGCACAAGCCCGCGCCGGACGTGCTCCACCGGGCGCTCGCCGCGCTGGGCACCCAGGGGCTGTGGATGGTGGGAGACACCACGCTGGATTTGAAGGCAGGGCGAGCCGCGGGCCTCCGCACCTATGGTGTCACCTGGGGCACGCACCCGGTGGAGGCGCTGGCGGACGAATCCCCCGACGAGCTCCAGCCCGACTTGCGGAGATTGCTGGAGCACCTTCCTCCCTTGTCTTGA
- a CDS encoding TonB-dependent receptor translates to MSIRVGLARGLCLAVLLCGAGAFAQGVSVITGTVVSADDKRPLPDVVVTATSPKLQGEQVVVSDASGLYRLAQLPPGTYTLRVEREGYEPFVRGDIVLRVDRTIRVNIQLLPSNFGEEISISAAPPTVDVASSTQGMSVDADFIRNIAVIRPGTKGSASRSFESLAELAPGATEDRYGVSVSGSSSPESQYVVDGLSVNDPSVGTLGTPLSVEFVQEVNVITGGYMPEYGRSTGGVLNVVTKSGSNEFHGSVFANMAPGGLQRNGTVVRQEGTVISAQGQPWNQGDFGVELGGPILKDKLWFFVGVAPSFNRIRVDRQVSKLEFCTEVDPAIGCTAVGQRRRDPETGFGLVTPIDGTRVTRFADERSVQYLGKLTYLFNPDHNLSVSVFGTPRWSGGNGKYSFSDDGDPEVCVGLSCTGFVQGNYGAIATERANSAMDIVAKQSSAFFGKKLLVDATVGWHHQEDDTLPSDGSGILSGRGLSAEPNLAWRRTRNPGPHSITEFEALPDPSICGATPAEQSRNCPVTSYATGGPGTISVQELDRVQGKVMATSLFQALGHHIVKVGFDAERMSFYNNRARTGGSPWQECTGGDCWYTLNEYGYMAGPDQPVFLASKEGTSTSMTVGGFIQDSWSIMDKVTLNAGLRYDSQTLWGLDDKVGLHLPNQWSPRVGVVYDFTQQGRSKLFVNYARFFENVPLDMADLSFPQQQLLSATYNAPACNPSNRESRLTDCVGSANRVRIGSRESPDQVWNAQGGDRVPVDPDIRAQSADEFMVGGEYEVLLGRVGLTYTRRVLNDVIEDMSRDDGNTFFLGNPGKGYSADFPEAKREYDAVNVYYQKIFSDGWLAQASYTWSQLRGNYSGLFRADTGQLSPNLTRDFDLVSLTTNRDGALPGDRAHSIKVFGAREFLVSRYTSVNVGGGYRSRSGTPLNYLGAHPRRSGSETFILPRGSAGRLPWVHNIDTHVGLSQKLSNDYTLSVSLDVFNLFNFQQYTAVDQTLTFTRVYAIEQGGKPEDLTACLTANNPGCKVISTSTNLPILPSDINPNFKRPTAYQAPRSVRLGAKLTF, encoded by the coding sequence TTGTCCATACGTGTAGGTCTCGCACGCGGGTTGTGTCTCGCGGTCTTGCTCTGTGGCGCGGGGGCATTCGCGCAGGGCGTCTCCGTCATCACCGGCACCGTCGTCAGCGCGGATGACAAGCGCCCGCTGCCGGACGTGGTCGTCACGGCGACCTCACCCAAGCTCCAGGGCGAGCAGGTGGTCGTCTCGGATGCGAGTGGCTTGTACCGGCTCGCGCAGCTGCCTCCCGGCACGTACACGTTGCGCGTGGAGCGCGAGGGCTACGAGCCGTTCGTGCGCGGGGACATCGTGCTGCGCGTGGACCGCACCATCCGGGTCAACATCCAGTTGTTGCCCTCGAACTTCGGCGAGGAAATCTCCATCAGCGCCGCGCCGCCCACGGTGGATGTCGCGTCCAGCACGCAGGGCATGAGCGTGGACGCGGACTTCATCCGCAACATCGCCGTCATCCGCCCCGGGACGAAGGGCTCCGCGTCGCGCTCCTTCGAGTCGCTGGCGGAGCTGGCCCCGGGCGCCACGGAGGACCGCTACGGCGTGAGCGTGAGCGGCAGCAGCTCACCGGAGAGCCAGTACGTGGTGGATGGCCTGTCGGTGAACGACCCGAGCGTCGGCACGCTGGGCACGCCGCTGTCGGTGGAGTTCGTGCAGGAGGTCAACGTCATCACCGGTGGCTACATGCCGGAGTACGGCCGCTCCACGGGCGGCGTGCTCAACGTCGTCACGAAGTCCGGCTCCAACGAGTTCCACGGCTCCGTCTTCGCCAACATGGCGCCGGGTGGGTTGCAGCGCAACGGCACGGTGGTGCGCCAGGAGGGCACCGTCATCTCCGCGCAGGGGCAGCCGTGGAACCAGGGTGACTTCGGCGTCGAGCTGGGCGGGCCCATCCTCAAGGACAAGCTCTGGTTCTTCGTCGGCGTGGCGCCGTCGTTCAACCGCATCCGCGTGGACCGTCAGGTGAGCAAGCTGGAGTTCTGCACGGAGGTGGACCCGGCGATTGGCTGCACCGCCGTGGGCCAGCGCCGCAGGGACCCGGAGACGGGCTTCGGCCTGGTGACGCCCATCGACGGCACGCGCGTCACACGCTTCGCCGATGAGCGCAGCGTGCAGTACCTGGGCAAGCTGACGTACCTCTTCAACCCGGACCACAACCTGTCGGTGTCTGTCTTCGGCACGCCGCGCTGGTCGGGTGGCAACGGGAAGTATTCCTTCAGCGATGACGGTGACCCGGAGGTCTGCGTGGGCCTGTCCTGCACCGGCTTCGTGCAGGGCAACTACGGCGCCATCGCCACCGAGCGCGCCAACTCCGCGATGGACATCGTCGCCAAGCAGTCCTCGGCGTTCTTCGGCAAGAAGCTCCTCGTCGACGCCACGGTGGGCTGGCATCACCAGGAGGACGACACGCTGCCGTCGGATGGCTCCGGCATCCTGTCCGGCCGCGGCCTGTCCGCCGAGCCGAACCTCGCCTGGCGCCGCACGCGCAACCCGGGGCCGCACTCCATCACCGAGTTCGAGGCCCTGCCGGACCCGTCCATCTGCGGCGCCACGCCCGCCGAGCAGTCCCGCAACTGCCCCGTCACGTCCTATGCGACGGGTGGCCCTGGCACCATCAGCGTGCAGGAGCTGGACCGTGTGCAGGGCAAGGTGATGGCCACCTCGCTGTTCCAGGCGCTGGGTCACCACATCGTCAAGGTGGGCTTCGACGCGGAGCGGATGAGCTTCTACAACAACCGCGCGCGCACGGGTGGCTCGCCCTGGCAGGAGTGCACCGGTGGCGACTGCTGGTACACCCTCAACGAGTACGGCTACATGGCCGGGCCGGACCAGCCGGTGTTCCTGGCCAGCAAGGAAGGCACGTCCACGTCGATGACGGTGGGCGGCTTCATCCAGGACAGCTGGTCCATCATGGACAAGGTCACGCTCAACGCGGGCCTGCGCTACGACTCGCAGACGCTGTGGGGCCTGGACGACAAGGTGGGCCTGCACCTGCCCAACCAGTGGTCGCCGCGCGTGGGCGTCGTGTACGACTTCACCCAGCAGGGCCGCTCCAAGCTGTTCGTCAACTACGCGCGCTTCTTCGAGAACGTGCCGCTCGACATGGCGGACCTCTCCTTCCCGCAGCAGCAGCTCCTGTCGGCCACGTACAACGCGCCTGCGTGCAACCCCAGCAACCGCGAATCGCGACTGACGGACTGCGTGGGCAGCGCCAACCGCGTGCGCATCGGCAGCCGGGAGAGCCCGGACCAGGTCTGGAACGCGCAGGGCGGAGACCGCGTGCCGGTGGACCCCGACATCCGCGCCCAGTCCGCGGACGAGTTCATGGTGGGCGGTGAGTACGAGGTGCTGCTGGGCCGCGTGGGCCTGACGTACACGCGCCGCGTCCTCAACGACGTCATCGAGGACATGAGCCGCGATGACGGCAACACCTTCTTCCTGGGCAACCCGGGCAAGGGGTACTCGGCCGACTTCCCGGAGGCGAAGCGCGAGTACGACGCGGTGAACGTCTACTACCAGAAGATCTTCTCGGACGGCTGGCTGGCCCAGGCGAGCTACACTTGGTCTCAGCTGCGCGGGAACTACTCGGGTCTGTTCCGCGCGGACACGGGCCAGTTGTCGCCCAACCTCACGCGCGACTTCGACCTGGTGTCGCTCACCACCAACCGCGATGGCGCGCTGCCGGGTGACCGCGCGCACTCCATCAAGGTGTTCGGCGCGCGCGAGTTCCTGGTGTCGCGCTACACCAGCGTGAATGTCGGCGGTGGCTACCGCAGCCGCTCCGGCACGCCGCTCAACTACCTGGGCGCGCACCCGCGCCGCAGCGGCTCCGAGACATTCATCCTCCCGCGTGGCAGCGCCGGCCGGCTGCCCTGGGTGCACAACATCGACACCCACGTCGGCCTGAGCCAGAAGCTGTCCAATGACTACACGCTGAGCGTGTCGCTGGATGTCTTCAACCTCTTCAACTTCCAGCAGTACACCGCGGTGGACCAGACGCTGACCTTCACCCGCGTCTATGCCATTGAGCAGGGTGGAAAGCCCGAGGACCTGACCGCGTGCCTCACGGCCAACAACCCGGGCTGCAAGGTCATCTCCACGTCGACGAACCTCCCCATCCTGCCGTCGGACATCAACCCCAACTTCAAGCGCCCCACGGCCTACCAGGCCCCGCGCTCCGTCCGTCTGGGCGCGAAGCTCACCTTCTAG
- a CDS encoding TolC family protein encodes MSSLLALTLAASLAAAPPPVLTLQDALTQARKENLDLKAAQARLRQADTASRKAWSGYLPTITVGGAIIRNSNAAVIPPGPLGPEPVVIQPLVQRSFQAEARQAIIAPQLWAGIQAAYKSERVAELTVEQARREILFGVAQAYYGAAAQAQAVTVQERLVDLNGARAKDTKVRFDAGTVTRVALLRAEQDLSRAEQDLIRARNALASAKLVLATLLNVDSGDFEVAPPPEPQVPVQTETEVLVQRSLEQRADVAAARETTELARINKRGVWFSYLPTLGVTATYRIANAAGFQGSNDIWLVTFGANWTIWDGGLREANLTEASAKIVEAQANARKAELTAREEVQRSQLDLQSALANRLKAEQTVELARESQRLTDVSFKAGVATYLEVADANTALTSAEIGLVAERLQASVAALRLLRSVGAFEARPLGSDLKEEDVAAPVAQPLPGATEQHPLQPATQEQPAPPEQQPAPQQ; translated from the coding sequence ATGAGTTCACTTCTGGCGTTGACCCTGGCGGCCAGCCTGGCCGCGGCACCGCCCCCCGTACTGACCCTGCAGGACGCACTCACCCAGGCCCGCAAGGAGAACCTGGACCTGAAGGCGGCCCAAGCTCGGCTGCGGCAGGCAGACACCGCGTCTCGCAAGGCGTGGTCTGGCTATCTGCCCACCATCACCGTGGGCGGCGCCATCATCCGCAACTCCAACGCGGCCGTCATTCCCCCGGGCCCGCTCGGTCCCGAGCCGGTCGTCATCCAGCCGCTCGTCCAGCGCTCGTTCCAGGCCGAGGCGCGTCAGGCCATCATCGCCCCCCAGCTCTGGGCGGGAATCCAGGCCGCCTACAAGAGCGAGCGCGTCGCGGAGCTCACGGTGGAGCAGGCGCGCCGTGAAATCCTCTTCGGCGTGGCGCAGGCGTACTACGGCGCCGCGGCGCAGGCCCAGGCGGTGACGGTGCAGGAGCGCCTGGTGGACCTCAATGGCGCTCGCGCCAAGGACACCAAGGTGCGCTTCGACGCGGGCACCGTGACGCGCGTCGCGCTCCTGCGCGCCGAGCAGGACCTGTCCCGCGCGGAGCAGGACCTCATCCGCGCCCGCAACGCGCTGGCGTCCGCCAAGCTGGTGCTGGCCACGCTGCTGAACGTGGACAGCGGCGACTTCGAGGTGGCCCCGCCGCCCGAGCCGCAGGTGCCGGTGCAGACGGAGACCGAGGTGCTGGTGCAGCGCTCGCTGGAGCAGCGCGCGGACGTGGCCGCCGCCCGGGAGACCACGGAGCTGGCGCGCATCAACAAGCGCGGCGTGTGGTTCAGCTACCTGCCCACCCTGGGCGTCACCGCCACCTACCGCATCGCCAACGCGGCGGGCTTCCAGGGCAGCAACGACATCTGGCTGGTCACCTTCGGTGCCAACTGGACGATTTGGGACGGCGGTCTGCGCGAGGCCAACCTCACGGAGGCGTCCGCGAAGATCGTCGAGGCCCAGGCCAACGCCCGCAAGGCGGAGCTGACGGCGCGCGAGGAAGTGCAGCGCTCGCAGTTGGACTTGCAGAGCGCCCTGGCCAACCGCCTCAAGGCGGAGCAGACGGTGGAGCTGGCGCGTGAGTCCCAGCGCCTCACCGACGTCTCCTTCAAGGCCGGCGTCGCCACGTACCTGGAAGTCGCCGACGCCAACACCGCGCTGACCAGCGCGGAAATCGGCCTGGTGGCCGAGCGTCTCCAGGCCTCCGTCGCCGCGCTGCGCCTGCTGCGCTCGGTGGGTGCGTTCGAGGCGCGTCCGCTGGGCTCCGACCTGAAGGAAGAGGATGTGGCGGCGCCGGTGGCGCAGCCGCTTCCCGGCGCCACGGAGCAGCACCCGCTGCAGCCCGCGACGCAGGAGCAGCCGGCCCCGCCGGAGCAGCAGCCCGCGCCGCAGCAGTAG
- a CDS encoding DUF3943 domain-containing protein, whose protein sequence is MLRWSRPLLMMFALAASPAGADDSPHDEEARDAEEEEQDLPADAPVEERDTPTRRPWLALAEVTAINLAVWTYDVSIGNKEWARISVDSWKRNLETGFVWDGDAFSTNQFAHPYHGSLYYTAARDNGIPYPGAFAFSLLGSAQWELFAETEPPSFNDLINTSLGGTAMGEALYRLSSVVLDTETSGRERAVREVAAGVLSPIRGINRLLRGDTFRIEPTPDDWKRHDVTTWATTGYLTLGDGELLKGGKDQFFAQVSLRYGDAFRDTIRRPFDAFEGHIQFTTRESSLVSHARLTGLLAVSTLVSTPKDELRVGLFQQLNYVDTLAYEVGGQSFNVGMMYLRQFSPTARLKTFFALEAGILSGVSSEHSGEGNRDYDYGSGVGAELRVTYAFDGWDVLTLEGGTTHIAVLDGSGGSHKVHTGQLMMDVPVRGRFGLGTEVNYFQRNSRFVGFPSVRKSTYELRFFISVH, encoded by the coding sequence GTGCTCCGGTGGAGCAGGCCGCTGCTGATGATGTTCGCCCTGGCCGCGTCGCCAGCCGGGGCGGACGACTCACCCCACGACGAAGAAGCCCGTGACGCGGAGGAAGAGGAGCAAGACCTCCCCGCCGACGCCCCCGTCGAGGAGCGGGACACGCCCACGCGCCGTCCCTGGCTCGCGCTGGCGGAGGTCACCGCCATCAACCTGGCGGTGTGGACCTATGACGTCAGCATCGGCAACAAGGAGTGGGCCCGCATCAGCGTGGACTCCTGGAAGAGGAACCTCGAGACGGGCTTCGTCTGGGACGGCGACGCCTTCTCCACCAACCAGTTCGCGCACCCCTACCACGGCAGCCTCTACTACACGGCCGCGCGCGACAACGGCATCCCCTACCCCGGCGCCTTCGCCTTCTCGCTCCTGGGCAGCGCGCAGTGGGAGCTCTTCGCGGAGACCGAGCCCCCCTCCTTCAACGACCTCATCAACACCTCGCTGGGCGGCACCGCCATGGGTGAGGCGCTCTACCGGCTGTCCTCCGTCGTGCTCGACACGGAGACCTCCGGGAGGGAGCGCGCCGTGCGCGAGGTGGCCGCGGGCGTGCTCAGCCCCATCCGCGGCATCAACCGGCTCCTGCGCGGTGACACGTTCCGCATCGAGCCCACCCCCGACGACTGGAAGCGCCACGACGTCACGACCTGGGCCACCACGGGCTACCTGACGCTGGGCGATGGCGAGCTGCTCAAGGGTGGCAAGGACCAGTTCTTCGCCCAGGTCTCCCTGCGCTACGGCGACGCGTTCCGGGACACCATCCGCCGCCCGTTCGACGCCTTCGAGGGACACATCCAGTTCACCACCCGCGAGAGCAGCCTCGTCAGCCACGCGCGGCTGACGGGCCTGCTCGCGGTGAGCACACTGGTGAGCACGCCCAAGGACGAGCTGCGCGTGGGCCTCTTCCAGCAGCTCAACTACGTGGACACCCTCGCGTATGAAGTCGGCGGGCAGTCCTTCAACGTGGGGATGATGTACCTGCGCCAGTTCTCGCCCACGGCCCGCCTGAAGACCTTCTTCGCCCTGGAGGCCGGCATCCTCTCCGGCGTCTCCTCCGAGCACAGCGGCGAGGGCAACCGCGACTATGACTACGGCTCCGGCGTGGGCGCCGAGCTCCGCGTCACCTATGCGTTCGACGGCTGGGATGTCCTCACGCTCGAGGGAGGGACGACGCACATCGCGGTGCTGGATGGCTCGGGGGGCTCACACAAGGTCCACACCGGACAGCTCATGATGGATGTGCCCGTGCGCGGTCGCTTCGGCCTGGGCACGGAGGTGAACTACTTCCAGCGCAACAGCCGCTTCGTGGGCTTCCCCAGCGTGCGCAAGAGCACCTACGAGCTGCGCTTCTTCATCTCCGTGCACTGA
- a CDS encoding MarR family winged helix-turn-helix transcriptional regulator, translating into MSSSSENLGRRGKSPHSGLDAQEPDEALSKQAWALLFELMSAHMRNFPALAAEFELSPVQAHVVRQLGEGPLAMSTLANYLSCDASNVTGLVDRMEARGLVERRSSEQDRRVKMLVLTEAGAALRERLLERMAEPPELIAALADEDLRALRDIMRRALRPQ; encoded by the coding sequence ATGAGCTCGAGCAGCGAGAATCTGGGGCGACGGGGGAAGTCACCGCACTCCGGGCTGGACGCCCAGGAACCCGATGAGGCCCTGTCCAAACAGGCCTGGGCGCTCTTGTTCGAGTTGATGAGCGCCCACATGCGCAACTTCCCCGCCCTGGCGGCGGAGTTCGAGCTGTCCCCGGTGCAGGCGCACGTGGTGCGTCAGCTGGGGGAAGGCCCGCTGGCGATGAGTACGCTGGCCAACTATCTGTCCTGCGACGCGTCCAACGTGACGGGCCTGGTGGACCGGATGGAGGCGCGCGGGCTGGTGGAGCGGCGCAGCAGCGAGCAGGACCGGCGCGTGAAGATGCTGGTGTTGACGGAGGCGGGCGCGGCGTTGCGCGAGCGGCTCCTGGAGCGCATGGCGGAGCCCCCGGAGCTCATCGCCGCGCTGGCGGACGAGGACCTGCGCGCGCTGCGGGACATCATGCGCCGCGCGCTGCGCCCGCAGTAG